From Bacillus sp. FSL K6-3431, the proteins below share one genomic window:
- a CDS encoding aldo/keto reductase, translating to MQYRDLARTGVKVSQYTLGGGVFGSLTDKEEGIQIIHKALEAGINLIDTSNRYGDGESERIIGEAIKGRRDEVILATKFGAEPNGERNQSGASRRWVRQAVEQSLQRLQTDYIDLYQLHHPFGDVAFEEILGVLSDLIQEGKIHHIGTSNHQAWQLAEAQGASERRYLQRFVSEQSPYSILNRSIEIDIAEVARRHDLALLTYSPLAGGLLTGKYTSGRAADSGSRAALLKGDAARTLDPKLPGNAQKFAVIEQLKQVADQAGITLAHMAVAFIQSHPAVTSTLVGPRTLKQLEKYLAGTDLTLSPDMLDAIDEIVPPGSKKDNQDPAWTPEWLDASRRRR from the coding sequence ATGCAATATCGAGATTTGGCGCGCACGGGTGTTAAGGTGAGTCAATATACCCTGGGAGGAGGGGTTTTTGGATCGCTTACCGACAAGGAAGAGGGAATCCAAATTATTCACAAGGCGCTGGAAGCCGGCATCAATCTGATCGATACCTCTAACCGTTATGGGGATGGAGAATCGGAAAGAATCATCGGTGAGGCGATCAAGGGCAGACGGGACGAGGTTATCCTGGCAACGAAATTCGGGGCAGAGCCGAATGGCGAGCGGAATCAAAGCGGTGCTTCTCGCCGCTGGGTTCGGCAGGCAGTCGAACAAAGCCTCCAGCGGCTGCAAACGGATTATATTGATCTTTATCAACTGCATCACCCATTCGGGGACGTTGCTTTCGAAGAAATTCTGGGCGTGCTGAGCGATCTGATACAAGAAGGCAAGATCCATCATATCGGCACTTCCAATCATCAAGCCTGGCAGCTGGCAGAGGCACAGGGGGCAAGCGAGCGTCGCTATTTGCAGCGGTTTGTCAGCGAGCAGTCTCCGTACTCGATTCTCAACCGAAGCATCGAGATAGACATTGCCGAAGTCGCTCGACGCCACGATCTTGCTTTGTTGACCTACAGCCCGTTGGCTGGCGGTCTGCTGACGGGCAAGTATACGTCAGGTCGGGCAGCGGACAGCGGATCACGGGCGGCGCTTTTAAAGGGGGATGCCGCTCGCACACTCGATCCGAAATTGCCGGGAAATGCGCAAAAGTTTGCAGTCATCGAACAGCTGAAGCAAGTAGCCGATCAGGCAGGGATAACACTGGCACATATGGCTGTCGCATTTATCCAAAGCCATCCGGCTGTCACTTCAACCCTTGTGGGACCGCGCACACTGAAGCAATTGGAGAAATATTTAGCTGGAACTGATTTGACGCTTAGTCCCGATATGCTAGATGCCATCGATGAAATCGTTCCCCCCGGGAGCAAAAAGGATAATCAAGATCCTGCTTGGACGCCGGAATGGTTGGATGCTTCCCGACGCAGGCGGTAA